Proteins from one Salmonella bongori NCTC 12419 genomic window:
- the dapF gene encoding diaminopimelate epimerase, with the protein MQFSKMHGLGNDFMVVDAVTQNVFFSPELIRRLSDRHLGVGFDQLLVVEPPYDPELDFHYRIFNADGSEVSQCGNGARCFARFVRLKGLTNKRDIRVSTANGRMVLSVTEDELVRVNMGEPNFEPAQVPFRANKAEKTYIMRAAEQTILCGVVSMGNPHCVIQVDNVDTAAVDTLGPVLESHERFPERANIGFMQVVRREHIRLRVYERGAGETRACGSGACAAVAVGIQQGLLAEDVRVELPGGRLDIAWKGPGHPLYMTGPAAHVYDGFIHL; encoded by the coding sequence ATGCAATTCTCTAAAATGCATGGCCTTGGCAACGACTTTATGGTCGTCGACGCGGTAACGCAGAATGTCTTTTTTTCGCCGGAGCTGATTCGCCGGCTGTCCGACAGACACCTGGGCGTAGGGTTCGATCAACTATTGGTGGTTGAGCCGCCCTATGACCCTGAACTGGACTTTCATTACCGGATCTTCAACGCCGACGGCAGCGAAGTCTCGCAGTGTGGCAACGGCGCACGCTGTTTCGCACGATTCGTTCGTCTGAAAGGGCTAACTAATAAACGTGATATTCGGGTCAGTACCGCGAATGGCCGGATGGTGCTGAGCGTCACAGAAGATGAGCTGGTGCGGGTGAACATGGGAGAGCCAAACTTTGAACCCGCACAGGTCCCTTTTCGCGCCAACAAAGCGGAAAAAACGTATATTATGCGAGCGGCGGAACAGACCATACTGTGTGGCGTGGTTTCTATGGGCAATCCGCACTGTGTGATTCAGGTTGATAACGTCGACACAGCGGCTGTTGACACGCTGGGACCGGTTCTGGAAAGCCATGAACGTTTTCCGGAACGCGCCAATATCGGTTTTATGCAGGTCGTAAGACGCGAGCATATCCGCCTGCGTGTTTATGAACGCGGCGCAGGAGAAACCCGCGCGTGCGGCAGCGGTGCGTGCGCCGCCGTCGCGGTGGGAATTCAGCAGGGACTCCTGGCTGAAGACGTACGCGTGGAATTACCGGGCGGTCGACTGGATATCGCCTGGAAAGGTCCGGGTCATCCGTTATACATGACTGGCCCGGCGGCACATGTCTACGACGGATTTATCCATTTATGA
- a CDS encoding DUF484 domain-containing protein: MKQPEEELQETLTELDDRAVVDYLLRHPEFFIRNAHAVEAMRVPHPVRGTVSLVEWHMARARNYINALEENMTLLMEQAHANEHLFYRLLHLQSRLAAAESLDEMLIRFHRWARELGLAGATIRLFPDRWRLGAPSRYTHLALNRQTFEPLRIQRLGQSQHYLGPLNGPELLVVLPEAKAIGSVAMSMLGRDGDLGVVLFSSRDAHHYQPGQGTQLLQEIALMLPELLERWIERV; encoded by the coding sequence ATGAAGCAACCAGAGGAAGAACTACAGGAAACGCTCACAGAACTGGACGACCGGGCGGTTGTTGATTATCTGCTGCGCCACCCTGAGTTTTTTATCCGTAATGCCCATGCTGTGGAGGCGATGCGCGTTCCGCATCCCGTTCGGGGAACGGTTTCGCTCGTGGAGTGGCATATGGCTCGCGCGCGTAACTACATCAATGCGCTTGAAGAAAATATGACGCTGCTGATGGAACAGGCTCATGCCAACGAACACCTGTTCTATCGCCTGCTGCATCTACAAAGCCGTCTGGCCGCCGCGGAGAGTCTGGATGAGATGCTGATACGGTTTCACCGCTGGGCGCGCGAGTTGGGGCTTGCCGGCGCAACGATCCGTTTGTTCCCGGATCGCTGGCGACTTGGCGCGCCATCGCGCTATACGCATCTGGCCTTAAACCGTCAAACTTTCGAGCCGCTACGTATCCAGCGCCTGGGGCAGTCGCAGCACTATCTTGGTCCGCTAAACGGACCGGAACTGCTGGTGGTCCTGCCGGAGGCGAAAGCAATTGGTTCGGTTGCGATGTCAATGCTGGGCCGTGACGGCGATCTAGGCGTTGTGCTTTTCAGCAGTCGCGACGCCCATCATTATCAGCCGGGACAGGGGACACAGCTTCTG